The DNA region GGTATTGATTATGGCACCTATCCGCAATCGAGAACTTTCTTATTTGGTGTTAACGTAGGCTTTTAATTACAACAACGATGAAACTAAAAATATATTCATTAATTGCAGCAAGTACCATTGGAATGGCATTGAGTAGCTGCAAAAAAGATTTCTTAGATCAAACCCCGATTACGCAGGTTGGGCCTGATGTGGCGTTTGCAGATGCCGCTGCGGCAGAAAAACTAATTCAGGGTGCTTACGATGGCATGTACAACGATTTCCACATCTGGGATTATATGACTAATGGGGATGTAAGATCGGATAATGCTTATGCAGGTGGCGATAATCCGGCCAATATACAGCTTGATATGTTCAACGTAATTTCAACAAACGGCAACGTGGGCAGAGATTGGAACTCGCTGTATAGCGACATTAAAAACTGTAACCTGATTTTAACCAACGTACCAAATATCGAAGATCCGAAACTTGATGTTGGCGACAGAAGGAAGCAGATTATTGCTGAAGCAAGCATTTTGAGGGCTTATATGTACTTCAATTTGGTGCGCACATGGGGCTCAGTGCCGCTTGTGGTTAAGGTGCCGACTAATGATACTGAATTTTACCCGGCCAAAGCGAGTGTTGATGCAATTTACGCCCAGATTATTTCAGATTTGGAGTACGGCGCAGCCAATGCACGTACAACTGCACCAAACAAAGGCATTGTTACGAAAGGCGTTGCAAATGCGCTTTTGGCGAAGGTTTATGCCTCAAAGCCAACACCCGACTGGGCAAAGGTAAGTAGCTATTCGGATGCTGTAATTGGCGGCGGATATGCTTTGGTTCCTAATTATGATTTCCTTTGGGATGCCAACCACGAAAACAATTCAGAAGCCATTTGGGAAATGCAATACGATGGTTACGGAGGCTTGCATGGCAACTGGATGCCAAGCGTTTTGGTAGGAACGGGCTGGAAACGATTTAATACGCCAACGAACAGTTTGGCAAAGGCTTTTGATGATGCCGGTGATGCCATTCGTAAAGCATCGAGCATTAAATTTAACAATGCCTCAACTGAAGGTTGGAGCGACGCTTACTGGTCGAAATCGAGCTATCCGTACATTAACAAGTACCGTGCAGATGATAAATCTGACAGTTACATTTTGCGGTTGGCCGACATTATTTTGTTAAAAGCGGAAGCATTAAATGAATTAAGCGCATCAGGATGGTCGACAGCGGCACCATTGGTAAATCAAATCCGCAGTCGTGTTAACCTTGGCGCCACGCCAGCAACCGATCAAGGTGCTATGCGCCTGGCTATCGAAAACGAGCGCCGTT from Pedobacter endophyticus includes:
- a CDS encoding RagB/SusD family nutrient uptake outer membrane protein gives rise to the protein MKLKIYSLIAASTIGMALSSCKKDFLDQTPITQVGPDVAFADAAAAEKLIQGAYDGMYNDFHIWDYMTNGDVRSDNAYAGGDNPANIQLDMFNVISTNGNVGRDWNSLYSDIKNCNLILTNVPNIEDPKLDVGDRRKQIIAEASILRAYMYFNLVRTWGSVPLVVKVPTNDTEFYPAKASVDAIYAQIISDLEYGAANARTTAPNKGIVTKGVANALLAKVYASKPTPDWAKVSSYSDAVIGGGYALVPNYDFLWDANHENNSEAIWEMQYDGYGGLHGNWMPSVLVGTGWKRFNTPTNSLAKAFDDAGDAIRKASSIKFNNASTEGWSDAYWSKSSYPYINKYRADDKSDSYILRLADIILLKAEALNELSASGWSTAAPLVNQIRSRVNLGATPATDQGAMRLAIENERRLELAFEGHRWYDLLRTNRVIPVMNAQVDGKGANLNYNLTASQLYFPIPQDEIDKNPNVR